The Carnobacterium divergens genome includes a window with the following:
- a CDS encoding AAA family ATPase produces the protein MSLIVLIGAQAVGKMTVGKELEKQIEAKLLFNHQTIDLFATYLGYTNDTFALSSNVRKDLFKAFVKNKGNNATNSIIFTVLIQFDQPDDIDFLTEISSLFLNEGESVYFIELTTDLDERLKRNVHEERLLEKPSKRNLEFSKNELLADMKEHRMVSNENEWNELFPNVHSLKLDNTFLSPTETASQIVAYFQLK, from the coding sequence ATGTCTTTAATTGTATTAATCGGTGCTCAAGCTGTCGGGAAAATGACTGTTGGAAAAGAATTAGAGAAACAAATTGAGGCAAAATTATTATTCAATCATCAAACGATTGATTTATTTGCTACTTATTTAGGTTATACCAACGACACGTTTGCGTTATCTTCTAATGTGCGAAAAGACCTTTTTAAAGCATTTGTAAAAAACAAAGGAAACAATGCTACAAATTCTATTATTTTTACGGTGTTAATCCAATTTGACCAACCTGATGATATTGATTTTCTAACCGAAATTAGCTCGCTCTTTTTAAATGAAGGGGAGTCGGTTTATTTTATTGAATTAACTACTGATTTAGACGAGCGGTTAAAACGCAATGTTCATGAAGAACGTCTTCTTGAAAAACCTTCGAAAAGGAATCTTGAATTTTCGAAGAATGAGTTGCTAGCGGATATGAAGGAGCATCGGATGGTAAGCAATGAAAATGAGTGGAATGAATTGTTTCCCAATGTGCACTCTCTTAAATTAGACAATACTTTTCTTTCCCCTACAGAAACAGCCTCTCAGATTGTGGCTTATTTCCAATTAAAGTAA
- a CDS encoding AIM24 family protein, giving the protein MKYSIEGDTLPVVICDLEQGEVMVSENGDRSWILGDIVTETTTGGGAKKMLGRMFSGESLFLSRYKANSAGKIAFASSFPGSIVAKELGAGESIVAQKSAFLASTEGVELSVFFQKKVSSGLFGGEGFVMQKITGPGTVFLEIDGSAIHYDLAQGERLVCDTGLVAMMDESCSLDTQTVKGIKNMVFGGEGLFDTVVTGPGHVVLQTTTVGNFAAMLHPFMPVKK; this is encoded by the coding sequence ATGAAATACAGTATTGAAGGCGATACATTACCAGTTGTTATTTGTGACCTAGAACAAGGGGAGGTTATGGTCAGTGAGAATGGCGATCGTAGTTGGATATTAGGAGATATCGTAACGGAAACAACCACAGGTGGCGGAGCTAAAAAAATGCTAGGCAGAATGTTTTCAGGAGAAAGTCTATTTTTAAGTCGCTACAAAGCGAATTCAGCAGGTAAGATTGCCTTTGCTTCTTCCTTTCCAGGAAGTATTGTAGCAAAAGAATTAGGTGCTGGAGAAAGTATTGTTGCTCAGAAATCGGCCTTTCTTGCTTCAACAGAAGGCGTTGAATTAAGTGTATTCTTCCAGAAAAAAGTATCCTCAGGTTTATTTGGTGGCGAAGGTTTTGTCATGCAAAAAATCACTGGACCAGGAACAGTTTTTTTAGAAATTGATGGAAGTGCTATTCATTACGATCTTGCTCAAGGAGAGCGTTTAGTTTGTGATACAGGTTTAGTTGCAATGATGGATGAAAGCTGTTCATTAGACACTCAAACAGTTAAAGGAATCAAAAACATGGTTTTCGGTGGCGAAGGTCTATTTGACACAGTTGTTACTGGACCAGGACATGTGGTATTGCAAACAACAACAGTGGGGAATTTTGCTGCAATGCTACATCCATTTATGCCGGTCAAAAAATAA